A single window of Ananas comosus cultivar F153 linkage group 17, ASM154086v1, whole genome shotgun sequence DNA harbors:
- the LOC109722831 gene encoding uncharacterized protein LOC109722831: MAPRRRSSARSAREGTSGVPEQNEASGDLELRDQLATLVGVVRQQTDVVQRQQEAALRQEEQIKRLQETVDQLVTTPVSVRHVQPGVAAEAFPSESGDPTAVSSEVEAERERALAALMSFKKFDPPTFDGEDTDPWTVESWIDSIESIFEDLYTVERDKVRLAVHCLQRSVKTWWKGIKQNRSPSLPPMTWQEFREVITSVYFPDSEKRKLRDRFQNLRQGDRSVREYEREFSRLVNWVPGVVQDDKDRADCFVRGLQPDIFKAVHNLKLQTFAEVLDRALWIEQGNASVREERESYYKEKGKGRPASGDDGQSSSQQTSKYSRSRSRAPGTYSIRSSARCVVCGGPHYPQQCEQREGKCFRCGQPGHARDECPQGDSRAGR; the protein is encoded by the coding sequence atggcaccgcgtaggcgatcttcggctagatcggcgcgggaggggacaagtggtgtccctgagcagaacgaggcgagcggagacttggagcttcgcgatcagttggccacactcgtaggAGTGGTCAGGCAACAAACGGATGTGGTGCAGcgtcagcaggaggctgctcTGCGTCAGGAAGAGCAGATAAAGAGACTGCAGGAGACGGTGGATCAGTTGGTGACCACACCCGTTTCGGTTCGTCATGTACAGCCGGGAGTTGCGGCAGAGGCATTTCCGTCGGAGTCGGGTGATCCGACTGCTGTTAGTTCAGAGGTGGAAGCAGAAAGagagcgagctttggcggccctcatgtcgttcaagaagtttgatccgcctacttTTGATGGGGAGGACACAGATCCATGGACtgtggagtcgtggattgaCTCCATAGAGTCTATTTTCGAGGACTTGTACACagtggagcgggacaaggtgcgCCTAGCCGTGCATTGTCTGCAACGATCAGTGAAGACGTGGTGGAAAGGCATCAAGCagaatcgatcgcctagtcttcctCCTATGACTTGGCAAGAGTTTCGGGAAGTAATAACTTCAGTttatttccccgatagtgaaaAGAGGAAGCTTCGGGACAGGTTTCAGAATTTGCGGCAGGGAGATCGCTCTGTAAGAgaatacgagcgggaattttCCCGTCTCGTGAATTGGGTTCCAGGTGTGGTACAAGATGACAAGGATCGAGCTGATTGTTTTGTACGAGGACTTCAGCCTGATATTTTTAAGGCAGTGCATAATCTGAAGTTGCAAACCTTTGCTGAAGTtttggatcgggccttgtggatagaacaaggcaatgcatctgtgcgggaggagcgcgagtcttattacaaggaaaaagggaaaggacGGCCAGCAAGTGGGGAcgatggtcagtcaagttctcaGCAAACCTCAAAGTATTCGCGCTCGCGATCTCGAGCTCCGGGAACATATAGCATTCGATCCTCAGCACGATGTGTTGTTTGTGGGGGTCCTCACTACCCACAGCAGTGTGAGCAGCGAGAAGGCAAGTGCTTCAGATGTGGACAGCCAGGTCAtgcgcgggacgagtgtccACAGGGTGATAGTCGAGCCGGACGCTAA